One Neomonachus schauinslandi chromosome 9, ASM220157v2, whole genome shotgun sequence DNA segment encodes these proteins:
- the LOC110585509 gene encoding LOW QUALITY PROTEIN: olfactory receptor 10G2 (The sequence of the model RefSeq protein was modified relative to this genomic sequence to represent the inferred CDS: inserted 2 bases in 1 codon) — MGETKNTSLDTVMTDFILLGLPHPSSLRTLLFLVFFIVYVLTQLGNLLILLTVWADPKLHARPMYILLAVLSFLDMWLSSVIVRRLILDFTPTSKAIPFGGCVAQLYFFHFLGSTQCFLYTLMAYNRYLAICRPLYYPVLMNGRLCTILVAGAWVAGSIHGSIQATLTFCLPYCGPNQVDYFFCDIPVVLRLACADTTINELVTFVDIGVVAARCFMLILLSYANIVHAILKIHTADGWRRAFSTYGSHLTVVTVYYVPCIFIYLRPGSKSPLDGAVAVFYTVVTPFLNPLIYSLRNQEVKSAXKRLTAGRGAASENK, encoded by the exons ATGGGAGAGACCAAAAATACATCCCTGGACACGGTGATGACAGACTTCATTCTCCTGGGCTTACCTCACCCCTCGAGTCTGAGGACCCTCCTCTTCCTGGTCTTCTTCATCGTTTACGTCCTGACTCAGCTAGGGAATCTGCTCATTCTGCTCACTGTGTGGGCTGACCCAAAACTCCATGCTCGCCCCATGTACATTCTTCTGGCCGTGCTCTCATTCCTGGACATGTGGCTCTCCTCAGTCATCGTCCGTCGGCTAATATTGGATTTTACTCCCACCAGCAAGGCAATCCCCTTTGGTGGCTGTGTGGCTCAgctgtatttctttcatttcctgggcAGCACCCAGTGCTTCCTCTACACCCTGATGGCCTACAACAGGTACCTGGCAATATGCCGGCCCCTGTACTACCCTGTGCTCATGAATGGCAGGTTATGCACCATCCTCGTGGCTGGAGCTTGGGTGGCTGGCTCCATCCATGGGTCTATCCAGGCCACCTTGACCTTCTGCCTGCCCTACTGTGGGCCCAACCAGGTGGACTATTTTTTCTGTGACATCCCTGTGGTATTGAGATTGGCCTGTGCTGACACAACCATCAATGAGCTCGTGACCTTTGTGGACATTGGGGTGGTGGCCGCCAGATGCTTCATGTTAATTCTGCTCTCCTATGCCAACATAGTCCACGCCATCCTGAAGATTCACACTGCTGATGGGTGGCGCCGAGCCTTCTCCACCTATGGCTCCCACCTAACCGTGGTCACCGTCTACTATGTGCCCTGTATCTTCATCTACCTCAGGCCAGGCTCCAAGAGTCCACTGGATGGAGCAGTGGCCGTGTTTTACACTGTTGTCACTCCATTTCTGAACCCCCTCATCTATAGCCTGAGGAACCAGGAAGTGAAGTCTGC GAAGAGACTAACAGCAGGTAGAGGGGCTGCCAGTGAAAATAAGTAA
- the LOC110585382 gene encoding LOW QUALITY PROTEIN: olfactory receptor 10G3 (The sequence of the model RefSeq protein was modified relative to this genomic sequence to represent the inferred CDS: inserted 1 base in 1 codon) yields MEKVNSTLLTEFILTGIPYPLGLRTFLFVFFLLIYILTQLGNLLILVTVSVDPQLHARPMYIFLGVLSIIDMGISTIIVPRLMMNFTLGIKPIPFGGCVAQLYFYHFLGSTQCFLYTLMAYDRYLAICRPLYYPVLMNSRLCTILVAGAWVAGSIHGSIQATLTFRLPYCGPNQVDYFFCDTPAVLRLACADTTVNKQVTFVDIGVXATCFSLILLSYVQITQAILRIRTNDGRRRAFSTCGAHVTVVTVYYVPCAFIYLRPETNSPLDGTAALFPTAITPFLNPLIYTLRNQEVKLALKRMIGAPGTKSKV; encoded by the exons ATGGAAAAAGTCAACAGCACATTGTTGACTGAGTTCATTCTCACAGGAATTCCCTACCCTCTCGGGCTAAGAACGTTCCTGTTTGTGTTCTTTTTGCTAATCTACATCTTGACTCAGCTGGGAAACCTGCTTATTCTAGTCACTGTCTCGGTGGACCCGCAGCTCCATGCCCGTCCCATGTACATCTTTCTTGGTGTTCTCTCCATCATTGACATGGGCATCTCTACCATCATTGTCCCTCGCCTCATGATGAACTTCACTTTAGGCATTAAACCCATCCCATTTGGTGGTTGTGTGGCTCAGCTGTATTTCTATCACTTCCTGGGCAGCACCCAGTGCTTCCTCTACACCTTGATGGCCTACGACAGGTACCTGGCAATATGCCGGCCCCTGTACTACCCTGTGCTCATGAATAGCAGGTTATGCACCATCCTCGTGGCTGGAGCTTGGGTGGCAGGGTCCATCCATGGGTCTATCCAGGCCACCTTGACCTTCCGCCTGCCCTACTGTGGGCCCAACCAGGTAGATTATTTCTTCTGTGACACCCCTGCAGTTTTAAGGCTAGCCTGTGCCGATACAACAGTCAACAAGCAGGTGACCTTTGTGGACATCGGAG GTGCCACTTGCTTCTCCCTGATCCTCCTCTCCTATGTACAGATCACTCAGGCCATCCTAAGAATCCGTACAAATGATGGGCGGCGCCGAGCCTTTTCAACCTGTGGAGCCCATGTAACCGTGGTCACTGTCTACTATGTGCCCTGTGCCTTCATCTACCTTCGGCCTGAAACCAACAGCCCCCTGGATGGGACAGCTGCCTTATTTCCCACAGCCATCACCCCTTTCCTCAACCCCCTCATCTATACGCTGCGGAACCAAGAGGTAAAGCTAGCCCTGAAGAGAATGATAGGAGCCCCCGGGACAAAGAGTAAGGTTTGA